A window of Ananas comosus cultivar F153 linkage group 4, ASM154086v1, whole genome shotgun sequence contains these coding sequences:
- the LOC109709112 gene encoding putative disease resistance protein RGA3 has product MADVVASDVLNSLLDRLRDRITNEFGQLMDVGTELKKLAGTLSAIRDVLEDAEGRQVQERALRGWLRRLKDVAYDIDDLLDEDLAKNRKRSLTDPESSTTSWMMGTVSNLLSLPSSIISQLKIGREIREIRERLDELAEERSKFHLQERSVVTCCRQENVGREETSSFVIESEFYGRDEDKKKIIKFLVDTSGGDLGIIAIVGMGGLGKTTLAQIVYNDQQISDHFEKRIWVCVSDDFDHKRLVRSIIEHTTGKACDLTSMAAMQSKLKQELEKKRFLLVLDDVWNENYEKWDIFRTLLTIGATASKVIVTTRSVKIASLMATVDPHFLKTLSEDDCWLLFERRAFGIGASVKTANLVTIGKEIVKKCGGVPLAAKVLGSLMRSKRRESEWLAVRDNESWKLEENGILPALRLSYNHLPSHLKQCFAYCSIFPKDTVIIAKDLIQLWIAEGFVRSLTESVELEDVGYQYIEELLSKSLFEEPRHMIGAVVIHDLVHNLAQFVSGEECSSIVKAVNKRDIYPVTRYSSFIYSIEIIPSVLEILNKAKKLRTLYFLKSHPFVQIGRADMMQKILQTVFSSMKLLRALYLKYYPIKELPNSISNLRHLRYLNLSSTNLETLPQSIGFLHNLQVLSLQGCRFLKELPDSIGNLSNILTLNLEYCTSFISLPASIGHLKSLQTLNLAYTRIKKLPESVRCLSNLRSINLTGCFFVRELPENKENAEGLTCFHTGHCHKLTRMPAGLTQPSYFRELLLFDLCEKSECGLKELSRLNHQGILLITGLENVKNFQQAREANLIEMDGLNILSLTWELGTYKKHMEACMHTDVEGRSRQGLINALTVAEEVLDGLKPHENLTILRIFRYPGKIFPKWLESSLPNLVHLYVFSCFRCETLPRISQLHNLEILYLEKLPAVKSLPPLGQLPALKVLHLVALLAVKSLGSEFYGTGDGAFPVLEKLRLEHMPELEEWCAASAAQQRSFPRLSELMLLDCPKLKELPSSFPSVEQLYLCANSELLLSSLPRGAFPSLKIVHLANSYDPARPSVPRFLVERLTYVKCLDFHWWDPMDDDDLDFIRCISELP; this is encoded by the coding sequence ATGGCAGACGTAGTGGCTTCGGACGTCCTGAACTCACTGCTGGACAGACTGAGGGACCGAATCACAAACGAGTTTGGTCAGCTAATGGACGTCGGCACTGAGCTGAAGAAGCTGGCGGGCACCCTCTCCGCCATCCGCGACGTGCTCGAGGATGCGGAGGGGAGGCAAGTGCAGGAGAGAGCTCTCAGAGGGTGGCTACGACGCCTCAAAGATGTGGCCTACGATATTGACGATCTGCTGGACGAGGACTTGGCCAAGAACCGGAAGAGGAGTTTAACCGATCCGGAAAGCAGTACTACTAGCTGGATGATGGGAACGGTGAGTAACCTGTTATCATTACCTAGCTCAATTATTTCTCAGTTAAAGATTGGTAGGGAGATTAGAGAGATTAGGGAGAGACTAGATGAGCTTGCAGAGGAGAGATCTAAGTTTCATTTGCAAGAGAGATCTGTAGTAACATGCTGTAGGCAAGAGAATGTGGGGAGAGAAGAAACTAGCTCTTTCGTAATTGAATCGGAATTTTACGGTAGGGATGAAGATAAGAAAAAGATCATCAAATTTCTTGTGGACACATCTGGAGGTGATCTCGGGATCATAGCAATTGTTGGGATGGGAGGGCTCGGTAAGACGACACTCGCACAAATAGTTTACAATGATCAACAAATAAGCGATCACTTTGAGAAGAGAATATGGGTGTGTGTTTCGGATGATTTTGACCATAAAAGGCTTGTTAGATCAATAATCGAGCATACAACGGGAAAAGCGTGTGATCTCACAAGCATGGCAGCGATGCAGTCTAAGCTAAAACAGGAGCTTgagaaaaagagatttttgCTCGTGCTGGATGATGTATGGAATGAAAATTACGAGAAATGGGACATATTTAGGACTTTGTTAACTATTGGTGCCACTGCAAGTAAAGTTATAGTGACCACCCGTAGTGTCAAAATTGCCTCACTAATGGCCACGGTAGACCCACACTTTTTGAAGACTTTATCCGAGGATGATTGTTGGTTGTTGTTTGAGAGAAGAGCATTTGGGATAGGTGCTTCTGTGAAGACCGCAAACTTAGTTACCATTGGAAAGGAGATTGTGAAAAAATGTGGCGGTGTCCCACTGGCAGCGAAGGTTTTAGGTAGCTTGATGCGCTCTAAGAGAAGGGAAAGTGAGTGGCTGGCTGTTCGGGATAATGAAAGTTGGAAGTTAGAAGAGAATGGGATTTTACCAGCTCTAAGGTTGAGTTATAATCATTTGCCGTCGCACTTGAAGCAATGCTTTGCGTATTGCTCCATATTTCCAAAGGATACAGTTATAATAGCTAAGGACTTGATCCAACTTTGGATTGCTGAAGGATTTGTTCGGTCACTCACCGAGAGTGTTGAATTGGAAGACGTGGGTTACCAATACATCGAAGAGCTATTATCGAAATCACTTTTCGAGGAACCTAGGCATATGATAGGTGCCGTCGTTATACATGATCTTGTTCATAATCTCGCTCAATTTGTTTCAGGTGAAGAATGTTCAAGCATCGTCAAAGCTGTCAATAAGAGAGACATATATCCTGTAACACGCTATTCATCATTTATCTACTCAATAGAGATAATACCATCGGTTTTAGAGATCCTCAATAAAGCCAAAAAGTTGAGAACCTTATACTTCCTCAAATCACATCCTTTTGTGCAGATAGGAAGGGCAGATATGATGCAGAAGATTCTTCAAACTGTTTTCTCTAGTATGAAGCTTCTAAGAGCACTTTATCTTAAATACTACCCCATCAAAGAATTGCCCAATTCAATTAGTAACCTTAGACACCTAAGGTATCTCAATTTGTCAAGCACAAACCTTGAAACACTGCCACAATCTATTGGTTTCCTACATAATCTACAAGTTTTGAGCCTGCAAGGATGTcgatttttaaaagaattaccAGACTCCATTGGTAATCTCTCCAATATACTAACACTGAATCTTGAATACTGCACAAGCTTTATTTCCCTACCAGCTTCCATTGGTCATTTAAAGAGTTTGCAAACCTTAAACCTCGCATATACTAGAATAAAAAAGCTGCCTGAAAGCGTACGTTGCCTCTCAAATCTTCGATCAATTAATCTAACAGGCTGTTTCTTTGTACGCGAGTTGCCGGAGAACAAGGAGAACGCGGAAGGCCTCACATGTTTTCACACAGGTCATTGCCATAAATTAACGCGCATGCCCGCTGGACTTACACAGCCAAGCTACTTTCGAGAACTACTGCTCTTTGATCTTTGTGAAAAAAGCGAGTGCGGCCTCAAGGAGCTCAGCAGACTTAATCATCAAGGCATCCTATTGATTACTGGCCTGGAAAATGTGAAGAATTTCCAGCAGGCTCGAGAGGCTAACTTAATAGAAATGGATGGCCTTAATATACTATCATTAACATGGGAGCTAGGTACTTACAAGAAGCATATGGAAGCATGCATGCACACTGACGTCGAAGGAAGAAGCAGGCAAGGTTTGATCAATGCACTTACGGTAGCCGAAGAAGTCCTTGACGGCCTCAAACCGCATGAAAATTTGACCATATTGAGGATATTTCGCTACCCAGGCAAAATTTTTCCGAAATGGTTGGAGTCAAGTCTTCCAAATCTTGTTCATCTTTACGTATTTTCTTGTTTCAGATGTGAGACCCTCCCAAGAATAAGTCAGTTGCATAACCTTGAGATCCTTTATCTCGAGAAGCTTCCTGCCGTCAAGTCTCTTCCACCGCTCGGGCAGTTGCCTGCTCTTAAAGTCCTGCATCTCGTTGCTCTCCTAGCAGTCAAGAGCCTGGGCTCAGAGTTCTACGGTACAGGTGATGGTGCATTCCCAGTATTGGAGAAGTTGAGACTTGAACACATGCCCGAGTTGGAGGAGTGGTGTGCAGCGTCAGCTGCACAACAACGATCATTTCCTCGTCTGTCCGAGTTGATGCTGCTAGACTGCCCAAAATTGAAAGAACTGCCCTCGTCTTTTCCGTCCGTCGAGCAGCTGTATTTGTGCGCTAATAGTGAGCTGCTGCTGTCTTCTCTCCCACGTGGCGCATTTCCAAGTCTCAAGATTGTGCACTTGGCAAATTCCTATGACCCTGCTCGACCATCTGTTCCACGATTTCTCGTGGAGCGCTTAACATATGTAAAATGTCTGGACTTCCACTGGTGGGATCCCATGGACGATGATGATCTAGACTTCATCAGATGCATTTCGGAACTCCCGTAG
- the LOC109708568 gene encoding probable glutathione S-transferase, with protein sequence MAKELKVFRAWGSPFSFRVELALRLKGVSYESFEEDLANKSELLLRYNPIHKKIPVLLHDGKPIAESLVILEYIEEAFEGHPILPADPYEKAMARFWAKFIDEKCTLALWMSCWTQGEAQKGFIAQSTENLNILEDQLKGKRFFGGDSIGLVDIVASFIAHWCGVLQEVAGISLINEEKHPNLCRWVEDYVNYPAVKEFLPARERLLAFFTAKKEAIMATKAPVYK encoded by the exons ATGGCTAAGGAACTTAAGGTGTTCCGCGCCTGGGGGAGCCCCTTTAgctttcgagtcgagctcgcgCTACGGTTAAAGGGAGTTTCCTATGAGTCATTCGAAGAGGACCTCGCGAACAAGAGTGAGTTGCTGCTCCGGTACAATCCAATCCATAAGAAGATCCCCGTGCTCCTCCACGACGGAAAGCCGATCGCAGAGTCGCTAGTTATTCTCGAATACATCGAGGAGGCTTTCGAAGGGCATCCTATATTGCCTGCCGATCCTTACGAGAAGGCAATGGCGCGATTCTGGGCTAAGTTCATCGACGAGAAG TGCACACTAGCATTGTGGATGTCCTGCTGGACCCAAGGCGAGGCGCAGAAGGGCTTCATTGCGCAGTCGACCGAAAACCTAAACATTCTTGAGGACCAGCTCAAAGGGAAGAGGTTCTTCGGCGGCGACTCGATCGGACTCGTCGACATAGTCGCGAGTTTTATAGCTCACTGGTGTGGGGTGTTGCAGGAGGTGGCAGGAATAAGCTTGATCAATGAAGAGAAGCACCCAAACTTATGCAGATGGGTTGAAGATTATGTGAACTATCCTGCTGTGAAGGAGTTCTTACCTGCTAGAGAAAGGCTTCTTGCCTTCTTTACTGCCAAGAAAGAAGCCATAATGGCTACTAAAGCTCCAGTTTATAAGTAG
- the LOC109709287 gene encoding putative disease resistance protein RGA3: MADVVASDVLNSLLDRLRDRITNEFGQLMDVGAELKKLAGTLSVIRDVLEDAEGRQVQERALRGWLRRLKDVAYDIDDLLDEDLAKNRKRSLTDPESGTSSWMNRTVSKVLSLPSSIITQLKIAREIREIRERLDELAEERSKFHLRERFVLTCCRQEYGVREETSSFVLESEVFGREEDKKEIIEYLVDTSGGDLGVIAIVGMGGVGKTTLAQLVYNDQQISNHFEKKIWVCVSNDFDPKRLVRSIIEHITGNACDLTSMASMGSKLRQELEKKRFLLVLDDVWSESYEKWDKFRTLLTIGATGSKIIVTTRSSGVASILTTVEPHFLKTLSDDDCWLLFERRAFGIGACEKTPNLVTIGKEVVRKCGGVPLAAKVLGSLMRSKRTESEWLAVRDNDSWKSEENDILPALRLSYKHLPSHLKRCFAYCSIFPKDTIVEDATLVELWIAEGFIQSSNKSVKLEEVGFQYLRELLARSLSERSTIWSNNIKIHDLVHDLAQSTSGEECSSIDITGNRRDIHPMTRYSSFIYTKEATPSTLEILNKAKKLRTFYFLRSHPDVQIEEEDMMLKILQIVFSSMKLLRALHLSRYPIKVLPISISNLRHLRYLNLSYTDLETLPQSIGFLQNLHFLNLQGCRFLKELPHSVGNLSDLLTLNLESCVRFVSLPTSIGHLKSLQTLNLGYTEIEKLPESLCCLSGLRSINLQGCSSLLELPENTKDMTSLTNLHTGNCYKLTGMPSGIGRLSRLRELPLFVLSEKSECGLRELNGLNLEGELRISKLENVKRFQQAREANLIEKDGLKSLTLSWDLDTYKKQMKACVHTDQQGKSRQDVIKALAQAEKVLEVLQPHENLIQLEIFHYPGKIFPKWLELSLPNLVHLQLNSCFRCKILPEISQLRNLKFLHLCMLPAVERLPSLGQLPSLIYLYIRSLSAVKSLGLEFYGTGDCAFPELGCLELEYMTGLEEWCEVSGQQSFPRLYWLSLEDCPKLKVLPSSFPSVQVLHLCANNELLLSSIPTGAFPNLKNVYLENFDETQSPVPRVLAERLTFQECRGIDWSNPMDADDLNFIRSVAGLP; this comes from the coding sequence ATGGCAGACGTAGTGGCTTCGGACGTCCTGAACTCGCTGCTGGACAGACTGAGGGACCGAATCACAAACGAGTTTGGTCAGCTGATGGACGTCGGCGCCGAGCTGAAGAAGCTGGCGGGCACCCTCTCCGTCATCCGCGACGTGCTCGAGGATGCGGAGGGGAGGCAAGTGCAGGAGAGAGCTCTCAGAGGGTGGCTGCGACGCCTCAAAGATGTGGCCTACGATATCGACGATCTGCTGGACGAGGACTTGGCCAAGAACCGGAAGAGGAGTTTAACTGATCCGGAAAGCGGTACTAGTAGCTGGATGAACCGAACGGTAAGTAAAGTGCTATCATTGCCTAGCTCAATTATTACTCAGTTAAAGATAGCTAGGGAGATTAGAGAGATTAGGGAGAGACTAGATGAGCTTGCGGAGGAGAGATCTAAGTTTCATTTGCGAGAGAGATTTGTATTAACGTGCTGTAGGCAAGAGTACGGGGTGAGAGAAGAAACTAGCTCTTTCGTACTTGAATCGGAAGTTTTTGGTAGGGAAGAAGATAAGAAAGAGATCATTGAATATCTTGTGGACACGTCTGGAGGTGATCTCGGGGTTATAGCAATTGTTGGGATGGGAGGGGTCGGTAAGACGACGCTCGCGCAATTAGTCTATAATGATCAACAAATAAGCAACCACTTTGAGAAGAAAATATGGGTATGTGTTTCTAATGATTTTGATCCTAAAAGACTTGTCAGATCAATAATAGAGCATATAACGGGAAATGCTTGCGATCTCACAAGCATGGCGTCGATGGGGTCTAAACTAAGACAAGAGCTTgagaaaaagagatttttgCTCGTGCTGGATGATGTATGGAGTGAAAGTTATGAGAAATGGGACAAATTTAGGACTTTGCTAACTATTGGTGCCACGGGAAGTAAAATTATAGTGACCACCCGTAGTAGTGGAGTTGCCTCAATACTAACCACGGTGGAGCCACACTTTTTGAAGACTTTATCCGATGATGATTGTTGGTTGTTGTTTGAGAGAAGAGCATTTGGGATAGGTGCTTGCGAGAAGACGCCAAACTTGGTTACCATTGGAAAGGAAGTTGTGAGAAAATGTGGCGGTGTCCCGCTGGCAGCAAAGGTTTTGGGTAGCTTGATGCGTTCTAAGAGAACGGAAAGTGAATGGCTGGCTGTCCGAGACAATGATAGTTGGAAGTCAGAAGAGAATGATATTTTACCAGCCCTAAGGTTGAGTTACAAGCATTTGCCCTCACACTTGAAGCGATGCTTTGCGTATTGCTCCATTTTTCCAAAGGATACTATTGTAGAAGATGCGACTCTGGTAGAACTTTGGATTGCTGAAGGTTTCATTCAGTCATCTAATAAGAGCGTGAAATTGGAAGAGGTGGGTTTCCAGTATTTGCGAGAGCTATTAGCAAGATCACTTTCCGAGAGAAGTACCATATGGTCAAACAATATCAAAATTCATGACCTAGTTCATGATCTCGCCCAATCTACTTCAGGTGAAGAATGTTCAAGCATCGACATAACTGGTAATAGAAGAGACATTCATCCTATGACACGTTATTCATCATTTATCTACACAAAAGAGGCAACACCATCGACTTTGGAGATCCTCAATAAAGCTAAAAAGTTGAGAACCTTTTACTTCCTTAGGTCACATCCTGATGTGCAGATAGAAGAGGAAGATATGATGCTGAAGATTCTTCAAATTGTTTTCTCTAGTATGAAGCTTCTAAGAGCACTTCATCTCAGCCGCTACCCGATCAAAGTATTACCAATTTCAATTAGTAATCTTAGACACCTAAGGTATCTCAATTTGTCATACACAGACCTTGAAACACTGCCACAATCTATTGGTTTCTTGCAGAATCTACATTTTTTGAACCTGCAAGGATGTcgatttttaaaagaattgCCACACTCCGTTGGTAACCTCTCCGACCTGTTAACATTGAACCTCGAGAGTTGTGTGAGATTTGTTTCCCTACCAACTTCCATTGGTCATTTAAAGAGTTTGCAGACCTTAAACCTCGGATATACCGAAATAGAGAAGTTGCCTGAAAGCTTATGCTGCCTCTCAGGTCTTCGATCAATTAATCTACAAGGCTGTAGCTCTCTACTCGAGCTCCCGGAGAACACGAAAGACATGACAAGCCTCACAAATCTTCACACAGGTAATTGTTATAAATTAACAGGCATGCCATCTGGAATAGGACGGCTAAGCCGCCTTCGAGAACTACCGCTCTTTGTGCTTAGTGAAAAGAGCGAGTGTGGCCTCAGGGAGCTCAACGGGCTTAATCTTGAAGGGGAACTGCGTATTAGTAAGCTGGAAAATGTGAAGCGTTTCCAACAGGCTAGGGAGGCTAACTTAATAGAAAAGGATGGTCTTAAGTCACTAACGTTGTCATGGGACCTGGATACTTACAAGAAGCAAATGAAAGCCTGCGTGCACACCGACCAACAAGGAAAAAGTAGGCAAGATGTAATCAAAGCACTTGCACAAGCCGAGAAAGTTCTCGAGGTCCTGCAACCACACGAAAATTTGATCCAATTGGAGATATTTCATTACCCGGGCAAAATTTTTCCAAAATGGTTGGAGTTGAGCCTTCCAAATCTTGTTCATCTTCAATTGAACTCTTGTTTCAGATGCAAGATCCTCCCAGAAATAAGTCAATTGCGTAACCTTAAGTTCCTTCATCTCTGCATGCTTCCTGCTGTCGAGCGTCTTCCGTCGCTCGGGCAGTTGCCTTCTCTTATCTACCTATATATCAGATCTCTCTCTGCAGTCAAGAGCCTGGGCTTAGAGTTCTATGGTACCGGTGATTGTGCATTCCCAGAATTGGGGTGCTTGGAACTAGAATACATGACTGGGTTGGAGGAATGGTGTGAAGTGTCAGGGCAACAATCGTTTCCTCGTTTGTACTGGTTGAGCCTAGAAGACTGTCCAAAACTGAAAGTACTGCCCTCATCTTTTCCATCCGTCCAAGTGCTGCATTTGTGTGCTAACAATGAGCTGCTGCTATCTTCTATCCCAACTGGCGCATTTCCAAATCTCAAGAATGTGTACTTAGAAAATTTCGATGAGACTCAATCGCCTGTTCCGCGAGTTCTCGCCGAGCGCTTAACATTCCAAGAATGTCGGGGCATCGACTGGAGCAATCCCATGGATGCTGATGATTTAAACTTCATCAGAAGTGTTGCGGGGCTCCCGTAG